TCAAGAATGCGGACCAATACTTGACTGTCGACATTCAACAGTTTAGTCAGAAGCTCGCAGAAATCTATTCAAACATTGCAAAACCCGTATTAGATGTCATGTATGTGTTGCTGATCATACACCAGAAGCGAGCTTACAAGGACCATGTCAGATTATACAATTACCAGCTGTCGAAAAATGTTGGTGCTGAAGGGCTGGTCATTCTGACTGTTTTGGTTCAAGCCAGTGCTGGTCTTTGTGggcttttttttcctttgaCACAGTAAACAGAATCTAATGTCACGCAGTACGGGCTGTGACTCCGCCTTTTGGTGCCTATGCTGCTCATGAAGCCAAACTCGAAGGAGAACTTCGTTTTACACATTCTCGCCTGCTTGAATCAGCAGAGGAAGTTGCTTTATACCATGgtgaagaaattgaaaagaatgtgaTTGAACGAGGATACTTTGCTTTGGTAAAACATGTGAATCGTGTCTTGAAGATACGAATAGGTCACGGTATGGCCGAAGAAGGCATTATTAAATGGTTATGGGGTAGTTTGGGACTTTGCATTTGTGCCATTCCTGTATTTGGTGGGGATATTCTAGGTATGAAAGGGGGTGATTTGGGAAGCAGAACAGAAGGTGTGTCGCCTCACCTTGTTATCTATTGCTTTATGATGACACTTGTCTAGGCTTTGTGACCAATCGCCGGTTACTGCTTTCTTCCAGCGACGCCTTTGGCCGCGTGATGTACAGCTACAAGGAACTTGCTGAGCTGGCTGGATATACAGCTCGAGTTGCAGATCTTTTTGATACTATGGAAGATGTGAAGAGAGGCCATTATCAAAAGAAGCTTGTAAGCAGTTCTAGTATTGATGATAACGCCAAGAGTGGGTTTCATTCTTTCAGTCTAGATATTGCTCGCTGATGATGAATTTTTTACAGTGCTTCAAGGCAGAGGTCAGGTCATTGAATCTGAAGAGATAAAATTCGATCAAGTGCCTCTTATCAGCCCGAATGGGGACGTCTTAGTCAAGTCTATGAGCTTCAATGTTCAACCAGGGGTATGTCTGGTGTCCTACCTTCTGACCTACTATTGTTGTAGCATACTGAATACCATGACAGAAACACCTCCTCATCATAGGACCTAACGGTTGCGGTAAAAGTAGTCTCTTCAGAATTCTCGGTGGTCTGTGGCCTGTCTATGGTGGTACAGTCTATAAGCCTCCTGCCTCTCAATTTACATACATTCCGCAACGTCCATACCTCTGCACAGGTACTTTGCGAGACCAAGTGATCTATCCTCACTCTTATTCCGACATGCTCGCTTGTGGCACCACAGATGATGACTTGCTGGAAATCTTGAAAGTGGTTGAGATGGGGCATATAGTCGAAAGAGAAGGTGGCTGGAACATGACGAGGGAATGGCGGGATGCATTAAGCGGAGGCGATAAACAGAGGATAGCCATGGCTAGGTTGTTCTATCACAGACCTAAggtatctctttttttcaaaaaaaatatattaaaattgaaaagaaggaagctgaTGAAGGAGACAGTATGCCATTTTGGACGAATGTACCAGTGCTGTCACACTTGAGGTTGAAAAGGTCATGTATGATCATGCCACCTCACTGGGAATCACACTCATGACTGTATCACATCGTCCTTCGCTATGGAAGTACCATGCTATGGTACTCCAATATGATGGCATGGGTGGATATATCTTTACTGAACTTGATGCAGAAAAGAGGCTAGCGTTAcaggaagagaaattaGACTTGGAACATAGGTTGCTAGGAGTTCCAAAATTGAGAGAGAGGTTAGAGGAACTAAGAATGGTTAAGGCCGAAAGAGAACGAGTCGGAAAAATGACTTGACTAGAGAAATGGCGTATTGTATAAGGTTGTAATCATTATGTACATCTCTCTGGGTGACACAGTATCTTGTGTATCAATCTAGTCTGTTTTGTCACCGTATGAAGTCTGCATGATGTCTAATTATCTTCAAGTATCTTCTTGAGATCTGGAATTACAATAAAGGTTCGATATCAATCTCTAAACTAGAACAAGGCCGAACCAAATCAAAGTTATTGAGGACAGTAGGGTGCAAGACGCCCAAACTTCCTATGTTGATGTCCTTTTCCCAAACAGTGCCCTTTGCGGAAGGCAATGCAGACTTGATGTCAAAGACGAAAGATTGAAGGGGGGATTTAGAAGATAGGGTAGTTTTGGCGGTAGGTTTTGGCCGATAGAAGACATGAGCCGCCCGTCCTCCAAGATAGGTTGGGTCCTCTGCTTGCTGAATGTAATACCCATACTGGCCttcgttctttttcttctccaagaATGGTACAGACAAGATCTGCATCACTCTGTCCAACAATCCATGGGTAACCTCGAAACCAGCTTTTCTGTCCATATAGACCGCACAAAGTCTCCGATAATTTCTTGCTTGCCTCTCTGCTGATGAGTCTTGAATAGCAACATCAGAAACTTCAAAGATTTTCATAGGAAGGGGGAGAGCTTTGTTTTCTCGAGCGGTTTTTAGCATGCCtggaagcaaagaagtTCGGACAACCTGGTACTCCAGTGACTTGGGGTTTGCGAGACGAACAGCATAATGCCCAGGGTCAGGTCGATTGAGGTAGGCAAAATTTTCATCGTGAGAGCACTATGTATGTTTAGCTCTTGTCTTACACCATATCGCATTCAACTTACAAGGATAAGAGGTAAAGCCTCAATCCAGCCTGCCATAGCGCACTCCTTTCTAACAATATCTCCCAATTTATTGATGGGGAATGCCTTAGCCACAGTATTGGTGGCAGGCATCGACAAGGGCAAATTGTTGAAGCCGTAAGCGATAGCAGCGTCCTCCATGATATCACATTCGTGTAAAATATCCGGCCTAGTACATGGAACAAGAACATCAAGGAGATCCTCGTCAACAGTAGAAGGCTTGGCGGTAAGAGACATGCGAGTGAGAAGGGTACAAATCTCCGGTCGAGTGAGCGAAAGCCCAGTTGCGGCATTAATATAGGAAGCTGAAGCGGTGGTGGCCCGAGGAGCAAGGGGAGGCGTCAGTTGGGAAGAGCCGTCGGGCAAATGAACTCGAATTGGCTCGATAGTATAAGGAACACTAGTGTACTCGCCAAACATAACTGAAACCATATTTATCACAATATCACTATGTATATCAGCGTTTCAATTCATCATCTCATACACAAACGCTTACAGTTTGGTTTTGTCAATAGCTGTAGTGTCAATAAAGATATTTTTCGTCTTGCCAGGAACGATTTTAGAATCTGAAGAATCATTAGACTTTTCTGTGTACATTGCGCAAACTTGAACTTACGCTGGGAATTGATAATAGGAGGCATAGAACATACTCGGTCCTTTCCATCGTAGATGACGGGATATGCTGGAGCATCCTTGATCAAATGCAAGTACTTTCCGAGATGTCTATCACCCTATTGTGATGAATTTCATTTGCTATTCCCTGTGACTGTACTGGATATGAGACTGACCTCGTAGATAGCCATCAATTCTTGGGCAGTATGTTCGGTGTCCTTATTCAAAGGCACAAACTTGATTTGTTTTGGATCTTTGCACATGTACTTGAAAGGCCCTTCAATTGTATCCAAATCATGGGTGCCGATAGCGACGAAACGTCTCATCCGACAAAGGTTTTGATGAAGTTTGTCTTGAAGGTCGATAAAGGATTCATACTCATTTTGATTCATGGGTCGAGCGAGGCGGAGTACAGCACCGGCAAAATATGGCCGAAGAGGGGATGTCTTGATTTGAAGAAATATGGTAAGCGAAGCATATTTGACTCAAGTTGAAACATACAGAATTGTCCACATAGACCTCTTGCAACTTTTCCGGAGTTCCGAGTTTGTACTCTGGAGGGGcatctttttgaagaaagatcCGTAATGCCCGAGCAAGACCTTCAATACAGAGCAAATCATATCTGTTGGCTGGTATTTCAATCTTAAGCTGAGGAGGAGAGGTAGGAAGTCCTTTTTTCCGAGCTTCCTCGACTTCAAGAGTAGTCTTTAGCAAGGCAACATCAGTGACATGCTCCTATCCATCATGTTAGGCTTACATCTTCGTCGAGTTCTAtaccaaagtcaaaacagAGCTCGTCAAACTCATGAGTAGCTTAAAACGTTGAtcagcttcatcttccaccTTGTCATTTGTGATTCGCAACACACTGTATTCCTTCTCCAGGCGCTTGTAAAGCTCGGCTTTGTTAACAGCAATAGTAGGCTACGGCGATATTTAGCACTATATATCCTTGATCACAAAGCATGCTTACCATATCCCTTTTTGCTTATATTATATCGGAGaccaaaaagattgaataAAGataatttcttttcaaacatcTTCACATTGAATGACTAGAATATGATAGTAACACCGTGGGAAAGCAACTTTATTACGTAACTAACTATTTGCTGGCAATGTCCATCTACCAGAAATATGTTAAGAGCAAGATTATCAACTACAGATAATATTGAAAAcctttcttcaaaatttggcagcaaaatcaagagCCAGTAACACGCTCTTGCGGCCATCCACGATGATCCAAATCCCAATGCATACGTCTATTTTCTGACGTGATTTTACCTCCCTTTTTACCGCACTTTGGACGCACTTGCATCGTTCCAAGCGCATCCAACTTCTCGCTCCTCAATGCCCATCAACCATCTACTCTTGGAGTTTGTAGCCGACCAAATGACGTCTCCCGATAATCTCGCCTATTTTGAAGATACCATACGCCTCAAGAGCCTATGGTCAATAAAGAGAAAGGATAGGTTGGCCCGATGGGACAGAACCAAGTGTTCAAGAGCCAAACGTCAGTTCTTGTCAATGTGCTCTTTACAGGGAAACCCACCGCAACACCCAAACCGACCCAAGCACCAGTCTTCAAAACATTCTTCCACCAGCCAGCGTTGATTGCTCTCGCATAGATTTGAGAGTAGGCATGGGCCCAGGTGCTGAGGTCGAGAGGAGGCGCAAGTTTCTCTGCCTGGTAAACCTGCTTGAAGATGGAGGCGACAACCTTGGAGTTGTAAACTAGCGGTTCCCGATATCCTATGTCCCATGTTCGCTCAGTAAACCATCTTTTTACCATTCCAAGGGAGAACTAACCACCAAGAGCACCACCAATCTTCTCACCAACTGGTCCAGTTATCTTCTTAACTGTGGTAGCAGTGGAGGCATAGGCTTTTTGGGCAGACTCAACGGCCTTTTGGATGTTTGGATTGTTAGCAGGGTTCGTAGAGGTGGAGTTGAGCCTGCGACCAGCTACTCTGGCTGTTCTTAGGATTTGCGGGCGCATTTTTGGTGAAAAGGTTTCAGAAATATATCTAAGAGAATGGTTTGGCGATATCTGCACTTGGAGATGTCAAGTCGGACTTTCCCGACTTTTCCGTATGTGGCAAAGCGTGATTATGTAATCACTacatcaactctttcaaagtcatcttTTTACTcaaataaagaaaaaagtcatTGAAAAACATATCAAGGATGTCTCGTTTAGGCTCCATCCCAGCCAACTTTTGcactcatcttcaaaacaCCTCCAGAGGTTTCCATCCACGTACATCTGTACCCTTTTCAAGCACTTCCCTTGCCATCTCAAACATTCTCCTTCGTTCAGGACTCGTATCAACTATTTCACTGGGTTCCCCAACTGGTCCTGATCCAGTAAAGTTCAACTCATTGCCTGTCCCAGCAAAAAAGCTCTGGATAGGATTCAAACACCGTGATGGTCAACCAATTCTGAGACGAATGAACCTCGTATCAAAATCAAGTCTCCGAGTAGTCGTGAGTAGAGAAGAGTTGGGAAGATTATTATTAGGCAAACGAGCGAGGAACGTACCTGGCGTCGGGATAGGGGaaatcttcatcgtcagaACGCCAGAAGACAAAAAGGCAGGGAGGATAGGAATGACGAGGTACATGGAAGGGTCAGAAGCTTGGAAAGCAGGATTAGGAGGAGAAGTCATTTGTCGTGTGGCATAGGAGAAATACATAAAGGCATAGTAGCGACGTTGGCATGTTATTCTAGATCATAATACAGCGTGTGTGTCACAACATTATAACGCATTCTATCTCAGCTCGATACAATTTTAGCTTTGTCTTTGGCTTAGCTCAACCCCCATCAACCTCACTTCATCAAGGCGAGCAAGGTGCCGTTGTATACTCTCTTTGGCGGCATTGACCCCCTGGTGTTGTCCTTCTTGCCTCCAGAATTCTACATCATGTCAGCAGATCCTATGTTCAAGCTACGCAAAAAGTCACCTTTCAGCCGCCTTGCAAACCACAGGCCTAGTACAATTTGCCCCACTCCGTCTGGCCTATCCTTCCCTCCCACCATCCTTGAAATTTCTATTCCAGTCTCAAGCTGTCGGAGCATCCTCTCCCGCCCAC
The Cryptococcus depauperatus CBS 7841 chromosome 1, complete sequence DNA segment above includes these coding regions:
- a CDS encoding phenylalanine-tRNA ligase, beta subunit, whose amino-acid sequence is MPTIAVNKAELYKRLEKEYTTHEFDELCFDFGIELDEDTTLEVEEARKKGLPTSPPQLKIEIPANRYDLLCIEGLARALRIFLQKDAPPEYKLGTPEKLQEVYVDNSTSPLRPYFAGAVLRLARPMNQNEYESFIDLQDKLHQNLCRMRRFVAIGTHDLDTIEGPFKYMCKDPKQIKFVPLNKDTEHTAQELMAIYEGDRHLGKYLHLIKDAPAYPVIYDGKDRVCSMPPIINSQHSKIVPGKTKNIFIDTTAIDKTKLDIVINMVSVMFGEYTSVPYTIEPIRVHLPDGSSQLTPPLAPRATTASASYINAATGLSLTRPEICTLLTRMSLTAKPSTVDEDLLDVLVPCTRPDILHECDIMEDAAIAYGFNNLPLSMPATNTVAKAFPINKLGDIVRKECAMAGWIEALPLILCSHDENFAYLNRPDPGHYAVRLANPKSLEYQVVRTSLLPGMLKTARENKALPLPMKIFEVSDVAIQDSSAERQARNYRRLCAVYMDRKAGFEVTHGLLDRVMQILSVPFLEKKKNEGQYGYYIQQAEDPTYLGGRAAHVFYRPKPTAKTTLSSKSPLQSFVFDIKSALPSAKGTVWEKDINIGSLGVLHPTVLNNFDLVRPCSSLEIDIEPLL